A segment of the Promicromonospora sukumoe genome:
GTCGTGGTCGTGGACGTCGCCGACCGGCCCGGGTCGGCGCGCACCGCCCTGGCCGACGTCGGCGGCATCCGCAGCATCGACGTCGACGCCCACCGCCTGATGATCTCCGTCGAGGACGGCGCCCAGGCCATCAGCCCGGTGGCGCTCGCGCTCGACCGGTCCGGCATCCGGGTCCGGGAGCTCGCCCTGCGGCGCCCCACGCTCGACGACGTGTTCTTCCGGGTCACCGGCGAGCGGATCGGCGACGACGACGAGAAGGGCCGGCCGACGAGGGACGAACGGCCATGAGGAAGGAACGGCCATGAGCACCGAGCGCACCACGCCCGCCGTCCGGCAGGAGACCGTCCACGGCCGCCCCGCCGGGTTCTGGCGGGACCTCGCGTCCGTCGCGATCCGGGCCCTGCGCCAGATCCCGCGCGAGCCGGAGGCGATCATCCCCGCGCTCGTCATCCCGCTGTTCTTCTTCGTCGTCAACGTCGGCGCCCTGTCCGACGTCGCCTCCATGGCCGGGATCGGCGACTTCAAGGCCTTCCAGATCCCGGTCGCGATCGTCTTCGCCGTCACCGGCATCTCCCGGGCCAGCGCCCTGGTCACGGACATCACCGGCGGCTACTTCGACCGGCTGCTGCTCACGCCGATGCACCGCACCTCGCTGCTCCTGGGCCTGATGGTGGCCGACCTCGTGCTGGTCGTCGCCCTGTCGGTCCCCGTGCTCGCCCTCGGGTTCGCGCTCGGCGTCGACTTCGCCACGGGTGTGCCCGGCGTGCTCGTCTTCCTGCTGCTGGCCGGGTTCTGGGGCCTCGCCTTCACCGGGTTCCCCTACGCCATCGCGCTGCGCACCGGGAACCCCGCCGCCGTCAGCTCCAGCTTCCTGCTCTTCTTCCCGTTCGCCTTCCTGACGACGTCCTTCCTCCCGCTGGACGCGCTGACCGGCTGGCTCGCCACCATCGCCGTCTACAACCCCGTCACGTACCTGCTCGCGGCCCTGCGGTCCCTGATCATGGACGGCTGGGACGCCACCGCGCTCTGGCAGGGCGTCGCGTCGATCGCCGCGGTCGCGCTGGTCAGCTTCACGGTCGCGTTCCGGGCGCTCGCGGGGCGGACGTCGCGCAACTGAGCCGGGCCCCTGCCCGCGCATCCGAGCCGCGTGCCCGATGCCGCCGGGATCACCCGGGTGATTGCCGCCCCCGGCGTCATCAACGACCTCCGGAACCCTCTCTTTCCTGTCAGCGGCCGCGTCCGCGGCCGGGGGAGGGAGACGACCCATGGACCACGACTGCGGCTGCGGCGACGAGGCCCACGCCGCGCACCATTACTCAGGGCACCACCACGGCGCGCACGATCACACCGGGCACGACGCCGGGTACCACGGCGCCCCCCTCGAGTTCGACGCCGACGGCCGGCTCGTCGTCGGCCCCGTCGTGCGGCCGGAGCTGCTCACGCGCCCCTGCCCCCTCGGCACCCTGGACGGCTCGTGGCTGCTGGAGCTGGAGCGCCGCACCGTGTTCGGCCCCGAGGTGCGCGGTGCGATGCGGATCGAGGTCGGCACCTCGTCGCTGCGTGTCTCGGGCGACATGTACTCCCGGCGGGTCCTCCCGCCCGTCGTCGAGCCGCTGCGCCCGGTCCCGTTCCCGATCCCCGTCCCCGAGCCGGATCCTCTGGCGGGCGCCGTCGTCCGCGAACCCGGCGCCGGCTTGCCCGCCCAGGACGCGCACGGCCGCGACCCGCACGCCCACGACACGCACACACAGGACACCGGGATCGACCCCGGGATCCTGGCCGAGATCCCCTCGCTGCGCACGCGCTGGTACCCCGCCTTCCCCGCCGCGGAGTACTCCTGGTACTTCCGGTCGAACGGCGCGACCTACGCGGGCGGCACCCTGACCGTGCAGATCGTGCGGCACCTGTGGAACCGCACCACGCAGGAGTTCGTCTCGACCGACACCGGCACGCTCACCCTGAGCTGTCGCCGTCCGCTCGTCGTGACGACGACGTCCGCCGTCCTCGGCCCGGACCAGGGGATGACGGGCACGCTCTCGATCGGTGGCACGGTCACGAACGTGACGGCGCGCAAGACGTCGCCGATGTACCGCGGCTGCCGCATCGAGGTCGACGCCATGGTCAACCGCGTCTTCCCGGCGTCCGCCACGATCGGCACCGGCGCGACCGCCACGGTGCGCTCCGTGTACGCGAGCGCGGGCTGGGACGTCACGGTCGTCACCGACGAGATCGCCGTGCCGGAGGACGCCGACCTCACCAACGCCGAGCTCGCCACCCTCATGACGGGGCACCGCCAGGCGGTCGCCGGCGAGGCGTGGCGGCTGTGGCTGTTCGTCGGCTCGTCGCAGGGCGGCCTGTTCGGCATCATGTTCGACGACGACACCGTGCCGCGCGAGGGCGCCGCCGGGTTCGCCGACGTGGAGCTGGGCAACGACTCCTTCATCGCGGCGGCGGCCCGCGGACGACCGCTCGACGAGGTGCCCGCGGCGTTCCTGCGCACGCTCGTGCACGAGGCCGGGCACGCCTTCAACCTGTGGCACCCGAAGCACGACGTGCACAACCCGGGCATCGGCATCGAGATCATGAACCAGACCGGCGACGTCATGGGCTTCGCCACCACCGCCAACCCGTACCCGAACAACGCGGCGTTCGTCTTCTCCGACCACGACCGCACGTCGCTCATCCACTCGCCCGACCCGCAGGTACGCCCCGGCTGGAAGAACTTCGGCTGGGGCCACGGCGACCTGTCGGCCGGCCTCCCGGCACCCGTGGACGCCGCCGGCCTCGGCGGCGACACCGGCGACGACGGGCTCCGGCTCACGGTCGAGATGCCCGCCCAGGCGTTCGTGGGCGAGTACGTCACCGCGGAGGTCGCGCTGACCAACGTCTCGGACCAGCCGCGCACGGTCACCACGCTGGTCAACCTCTCGGAGGGTGACCTCGTGTTCGTGCACACGCCGCCCGACCACTCGCTGCAGCACCTCGTCGACGTCGCGATCGGCTGCGGCCCCCGCCCCACGACCGTGCTGCAGCCGGGGGAGTCGCTCCGCAATCACGTCCAGGTGTTCTTCACCAACCAGGGCGTCACCTTCACGGAGCCGGGCCGCCACACGGTCGCGGCCCAGCTCGAGGTGGACCCGCTGACCACGGTGCGCTCCGCGCCCGTCACGGTCGACGTCCGGGGCCCGGCCACCGACGCCGAGGTCGACATCAGCGCCAAGACGCTCACGCCCGGCGTCGGACGCGCCATCGCCCTCGGCGACTTCGCGACCGACACCACGGCCCGGGCGGTGCTCACCGACCTGGCCGAGCAGCACAGCGACACCGACACCGGCGCGGCGGGGGCCCTCGTCCTGGCGAACGCCCTCAACCGCTCGTTCTCCGACGTCCGCGCCCAGGACGTACGAGCGGCGGCCCCGGACGACGCCGCGCACTTCCTCGAGCTCGCGCTCGCGGGGCGGACGGCGCAGCGGGCGACCGAGCTCGCGGTCACCGTCGCCAGCCCGACCGAGAAGAACGCCCCGGTCGTGGCCGACACGATCGCGGCGCTCGCGGCCCGTGCCAAGGGCGGCGCCCGTTCGGCGGCGGGCAAGGACGTCGCCGCCGCGAAGCTGGTCGCGGCCGACTTCACCGAGCCGGAGGGACGCTGACCGGTGAGGCTCCGGGCGCTGACCGGGGGACAGGCCGACGGCAGAGGGGAAGGATCGACACCGTGACAGCCGCCGAGACCACGGCAGGGGGCGGCGGGCTGGAGCTCTTGCTCCGGCCCGCCGCGGCCTCCGTGCCCCTGGACCGCATCGCGTTCGCCGACGTCGAGGTCGTCGCGACGGGCGGCGCCGCCAGCGTCAGCGCCCGGCTCAACCTCGTCGAGGGCGACCTCGAGATCGAGGTGGCGGGCCCCGGGAGCCCGCCCGTGCGGGCCACCTGGCCGTGGCCCGCCGACTCCGCGCCCAGGTCGGTCGACCTCCCCGCGGGCGGCCGCCTGGTCGCCTCGGTGCCGCTTCTGTCTTCCGGGAGCGCGCCCCTCTTTCGCGCGCCGGGCAGGTACGAGCTGACGGCGCGCTTCGCGGCGCGCCGGGGCGAGAGCATCGCGTCGCGCCCGGTCTCGCTCGTGCGCACGGCACCCGACGACGCCGCCCTCGCCACCCGGCTCGGCGACCGCGACGTGCTGCAGTCGATCCTCGGCGCCGGTGTGCTCGGTGCCGCTGCGCCGTCGCTGGAGCTGCTGGCCGCCTCGTCCGACGCCGGCACGGCCGCCGCGGCGAACCTCGCTCTCGGCCGTAGCGATGCTCTCAACGATGTTCTCAGCGGTGCCCGCACCGATGCCGTGGCCGACCCCGCGGCCCTGCGTGCCGTCGCCGCCCTGCTGCCGCCCGGGGCGACCGGACAGGACGACCGGCGTGACGCCGTCGTCGCACTCAGCGTCGCGCGTGCCCCCGCCCCGGGGACCGCTGCGGAGGCCGTCGAGCGCGCCGTCGCCGCGCTCACCGGGCGGCCGCTCCTCGGGTGACGGGGCGGCTGTTCCCGGAGTGGCCAGGGAGTGACAGGGGGCGACCGGGGGAGCGACCAGCCGCGCCGGTGAGACGGGAGTTGTCGGGAGTGTCGGCCGCCGCTAGGGTCCGCCCTGGACAATTCGCCCATAACAAAATTGGGAGCATGGCGATGACGGCTGACGCGCCGACGGTAGCGCCGACGACAGCGGCGGAGCCGCCGACCACCCCGGGGGCCACGGCCACGGAGCCGGTCGCAGGGCAGGTCGCAGAGCAGGTTCCCGGGCAGATCACAGAGCAAGCCGCGGCGCAGGCCCCGCCGCCCACCACGTTCGGCGCACCGTGGATCCGGTCCGCGGGCGAGGTGGCGTGGAAGCTGGTCGGCATCGTGGCGGCAGTGGCCGTCGTGTTCTACGTGGTGGGCCTGGTCCAGGTCGTGTTCGTCGCCCTGTTCCTCGCCCTGGTCTTCACCACGGTGCTCCTGCCGCTGGGCGACTTCTACGACCGGGTCATGCCGCGTGGCCTGGCCATGGCGGCGTCGCTGCTGACGGCGGTGCTCGCCGTCGGCGCGCTCGTGACCTACGTGGTCTCGTCCGTGGTGAGCCGGTGGGAGGACCTCGCCATCGAGTTCGCCACCGGCCTGACCGACCTGGCCGGGCTGCTCACCGGCATCCCGATGCTCGCCGGCCTCGGCGGTCCGGACAAGTGGCTGGAGGACGGCGGCGCCTGGCTCCAGTCCCACGCCGGCGACTACGCGGGCACGGCCGCCCAGAGCGCCGGGTCGATCGCCGAGGGCGCGACCGCCGTCGTGCTCGCGATCTTCTGCACCGTGTTCTTCCTGACCCAGGGCGGCCGCATGTGGCGCTGGGCGCTGGACTTCGTGCCCGCCGACCGGCACGACCGCTGGGAGGCGGCCGCCGCCGCGGGCTGGAACTCGTTCTCCGGCTTCACCCGCGGCATGTTCTTCGTCGCGCTCTCCGACGGCGTCCTCGCCGGGATCTTCCTGTCCGTCGTCGGCGTGCCCCTGGCGCTGCCGCTGTCGGTCGTGGTGTTCCTCGGCGCCTTCATCCCGATGATCGGCCCGGTCGCCGCCATCGTGATCAGCGTGCTCGTCGCGCTGGCCGCCAAGGGCCCCGTGCTGGCGCTCGTCGTGCTCATCGGCATGGTCGTCGTCGCGCAGCTCGACGCCAACGTGCTCCAGCCGCTCATCACCGGCAAGCAGGTCTCCCTGCACCCCGTGGTGATGGCGCTCGTCGTGGCCGCGGGCTCGGTGCTGGGCGGCCTGCTCGGCGCCGTCGTCGCCGTCCCGCTCACCGCGGTGGCCTGGGCGGTGTACTGCACGCTGCGCCGGACGGCGGCGGACGGGACCCCGGTCGCCCCTGACACACCGGCGGTCCAGGACGCACCGGCAGTACAGAGCACACCAGCGGTAGAGGGCACGACGGCGACCTAGCGGAGCCGACACAGGGCGCGGCCGCGGCACAGAGCGCGGCCGCGCCCTTTGAGGCAAACTGGCTCGGTGCCTGACCCCGCACCACGACCCGCACCACACCCGGCCGAACCGCAGCGTGACCCGGCCCGGCGAGACCTGGACCGGCGCGACTCCGCCCGACCAGACTCCGCGCCCCCGCCCTGGCTGCGCACCTCCGCGGGCTGGTCGTGGCGCCTGATCCTCCTGGTCGCGGGGATCGCCCTGGTGTTCTGGGCGGTCACCCGGGTGCTGATCGTGTTCGTCGCCGTCTTCCTGGCGCTGGTCTTCACCGCGGTGCTGAACCCGCTCACCGACCTGTACGCCCGGGTGATGCCCCGGGCCCTGGCGACCGCCGCGTCCATCCTCTCCGCCATCCTCGTGGTCGGCGGCCTCGTGACCTACGTGGTCGTGTCGGTCGCCGGCCAGTGGGAACGCCTCGCGGGGGAGTTCAACACCGGCATCGACCAGATCGTCGGCCTGATCGAGAACAACTCCCTGCCGCTGAACGTCCAGGTCGACACGCGCGACCAGTGGATCGACGACGCCGCCAGATGGATCCAGGAGAACGCCCAGACCCTCGTCGGCCGCGCGGCCGAGAGCGCCGGCTCGATCGTCGAGGGCATCGCCGTCCTCGCCCTCTCGATCTTCTGCACCGTCTTCTTCCTGGCCTCCGGCGGCGCCATGTGGCGCTGGTTCATGCAGCAGGTGCCCGCCCGCACCCGCGGCCGGTGGAGCGACGCCGCCGACGTCGGCTGGTACACCTTCTCCGGCTACACCCGCGGCACCGTGCTCGTCGCGATCACCAACGGCATCCTCGCCGGGATCTTCCTCTCGATCCTCGGGGTGCCGCTCTCGGCGCCCCTCGCCGTGCTCGTCTTCATCGGCACGTTCATCCCCCTGATCGGCGCGCCGCTCGCGATGATCATCGCGGCCGTCGTGGCGCTCGCGGCCGACGGCCTGCTCACGGCCCTGATCGTCACCCTCGGCATCGCGGGGATCGGCCAGCTCGAGGGGCACGTGCTGCAGCCGCTCATCATGGGCAAGCAGGTCTCGCTGCACCCCGTCGTCGTCGCCCTGGGCGTCACGTGCGGCACGGTGGTGGGCGGCATCCTGGGCGCGATCGTCGCCGTCCCGCTCATCGCGGTGGCCTGGGCGGTCTACAGCACGCTGCGCAAGCCCGTGGACGCCGGCGCCGACGCCGGCACCGGCCCGGGCGGCACGGGCGACGTCGGGCCGGACAGGGACGAGCCGGGCGCGGAGGGGGCCGCGAAGGCGTGACCGACGTCACGCGCCCGGCCCCCGCCGGGTCGGGCTCGAAACGGTAAACCTGCAGGTAGAGGCCTATTTCTGTGGCACCATCGAGGGATGGAACCGTTCGTCCTGGCCACGGAGCACGTCCGCCTGTCCGTCCCGACCTACTCGGACGTCGACGCCATCGCGACGGCCTGCCAGGACCCCGCCGTGGCCGAGTGGACGGTGGTGCCCGTGCCCTACGAGCGGCGGCACGCCGAGAGCTTCGTGCGGTACCACGTCGCCGAGGGCTGGGCCAAGGGCGCGGTCTACACCTGGGCGGTCCGCGCCCCGGGCGACGCCGACGGACCGCTGATCGGCATGGTCGGCCTCACGTGCGAGGGCACCCCGGCGGAGGAGCGCGCGGGCGAGCTCGGCTTCTGGATGACGGCGGACGCCCGCGGCCAGGGGCTGTGCACCGAGGCGTCCCGCCTGGTGGTCGACTGGGCCCTGGACCCCGAGGGGCTGGGGCTCTCCGTGGTGAGCTGGGTCGCCTACGTCGGCAACTGGGCCTCCCGCCGCGTCGCCTGGCGCCTCGGCTTCCAGGTCGAGGCCACGCTGCGCCGCCACGGGCTGCAGCGCGGCGTGCGCCGGGACGCCTGGGTCGGCACGATCCTGCCCGAGGACCCGCGCGAGCCCAACGAGCCGTGGCCCGACCATGCACCCAACCACGCGCCCGCCCGGCACGAGAGTGTCAGTGAGCATCCGTAGGCTGGGGCGGTGTTCGACGACCTCTTCAGTACGGTGACGACCGACACCGCGGGTACCCCGACCGCGCGCGCGTCATCACCCCTTGCCGTGCGCATGCGCCCGGCCACGATCGACGAGATAGCGGGGCAGGAGCACCTCCTGGTCCCCGGGTCGCCCCTGCGGCGGCTCATCGAGCCCGGCGCGGGCGGCCGTGCCGCGCCGTCGTCGGTCATCCTCTGGGGCCCGCCCGGCACCGGCAAGACCACCCTCGCCTACCTCGTCGCCACCGTGTCGGGGCGCCGCTTCGTGGAGCTGAGCGCCGTGACCGCGGGCGTCAAGGACGTGCGCCAGGTGGTCGAGGACGCCCGGCGCCGGCTCGCGACCGGCGGCGACGAGACCGTGCTCTTCGTCGACGAGGTGCACCGCTTCTCCAAGTCGCAGCAGGACGCCCTGCTGCCCAGCGTCGAGAACCGCTGGGTCACCCTCGTGGCGGCGAGCACCGAGAACCCCAGCTTCTCCGTCAACTCCCCGCTGCTGTCCCGCTCCCTGCTGCTCACGCTCAAGCCCCTGGAGACCGCGGACGTCCAGGCCCTGATCCAGCGCGCGATCACCGACGAGCGCGGCCTCGGCGGATCGGTCGAGCTCGGCGACGACGCGAGCGAGCACCTGCTGCGCCTCGCCGGCGGCGACGCCCGCAAGGCGCTCACGATCCTGGAGGCCGCCGCGGGCGCGGTCCTGTCGGACGACGACCCCGTGACCGGCCAGGACGGCACCACCCCGCTCATCGGCCTGGCCGACGTCGAGCGCGCCGTCGACGTCGCCGCTGTCCGCTACGACCGCGACGGCGACCAGCACTACGACGTCATCTCCGCGTTCATCAAGTCCATCCGCGGGTCCGACGTCGACGCAGCGCTGCACTACCTCGCCCGCATGGTCGCCGCGGGGGAGGACCCACGCTTCATCGCCCGCCGCCTGGTCATCTCCGCCGCCGAGGACGTCGGCATGGCCGACCCCTCCGCGCTCCAGACCGCCGTCGCCGCCGCCCAGGCCGTGCAGCTCATCGGCATGCCCGAGGGGCGCATCGTGCTCGCCGAGGCCGTCGTCCACCTGGCCACCGCCCCCAAGTCGAACGCCGCCTACCTCGGCGTCGACGCCGCGCTGGCGGACGTGCGCGCGGGCAAGGTGGGTACGGTGCCGCCGCACCTGCGCGACGCGCACTACTCCGGCGCCAAGACGATGGGCCACGGCGACGGGTACCGCTACGCGCACGACTGGCCGCACGGCGTCGCGCCGCAGCAGTACCTGCCGGACGTGCTCGCCGGGTCGCGCTACTACGACCCGAGCGACCGCGGGTACGAGCGGCAGGTGGCGGAGCGTCTCGAACGCATCCGGGGCATCCTGGGGAGCGACGGGTGACTGGTCGCGTGGCCAGGGGTTGCGTGACCAGGCCCACGGCGAGCCGGAACGCCGACGTGCGGTAAGATCTTCAGGTTGCCCATGGCAACGCCCTGGGACCTCGGCCCCGCGAGCACGGTGCTCACGCACCCGCTCCATCGGCTGGTCCCGCACCCGGTGCGGTCCCCCTTCGTGGGGGAGTCGTGTCCGGGTGTGACCTTCAATATCTACAGGACAGGACATTCACAGTGACTTCTGTGACCCGTGCGCGCCGTCAGGTGCGCCTGAGCCGCAAGCTGGGCCTCGCGCTCACGCCCAAGGCCGTCAAGCACTTCGAGAAGCGCCCGTACCCGCCCGGTGAGCACGGCCGTGCGCGCCGCCGCACCGAGTCGGACTACGCGGTGCGTCTCCGTGAGAAGCAGCGTCTGCGTGCGCAGTACATGCTTCGCGAGAAGCAGCTTCTCAAGGTCTACGAGAACGCCCGCAAGCAGGCCGGCCTGACCGGTGAGGTCATGGTCGAGGACCTGGAGACCCGTCTGGACTCCGTGGTGCTGCGTGCCGGCTTCGGCCGCACCATCCTGCAGGCCCGCCAGCACGTGACCCACCGTCACATCCTGGTGGACGGCAAGATCGTGGACCGCCCGTCGTTCCGCGTGAAGCCCGGCCAGACCATCCAGGTCAAGCCGAAGAGCCAGACCACGGTGCCGTTCCAGGTCGCCGCCGCGGGCGCGCACCGCGACGTGCTGCCGACGCTCCCGGGCTACCTGGACGTGCAGCTCGAGAAGCTGACCGCCACGCTGACCCGTGCACCGAAGCGCGCCGAGGTCCCCGTGACC
Coding sequences within it:
- a CDS encoding ABC transporter permease, whose protein sequence is MSTERTTPAVRQETVHGRPAGFWRDLASVAIRALRQIPREPEAIIPALVIPLFFFVVNVGALSDVASMAGIGDFKAFQIPVAIVFAVTGISRASALVTDITGGYFDRLLLTPMHRTSLLLGLMVADLVLVVALSVPVLALGFALGVDFATGVPGVLVFLLLAGFWGLAFTGFPYAIALRTGNPAAVSSSFLLFFPFAFLTTSFLPLDALTGWLATIAVYNPVTYLLAALRSLIMDGWDATALWQGVASIAAVALVSFTVAFRALAGRTSRN
- a CDS encoding replication-associated recombination protein A, encoding MFDDLFSTVTTDTAGTPTARASSPLAVRMRPATIDEIAGQEHLLVPGSPLRRLIEPGAGGRAAPSSVILWGPPGTGKTTLAYLVATVSGRRFVELSAVTAGVKDVRQVVEDARRRLATGGDETVLFVDEVHRFSKSQQDALLPSVENRWVTLVAASTENPSFSVNSPLLSRSLLLTLKPLETADVQALIQRAITDERGLGGSVELGDDASEHLLRLAGGDARKALTILEAAAGAVLSDDDPVTGQDGTTPLIGLADVERAVDVAAVRYDRDGDQHYDVISAFIKSIRGSDVDAALHYLARMVAAGEDPRFIARRLVISAAEDVGMADPSALQTAVAAAQAVQLIGMPEGRIVLAEAVVHLATAPKSNAAYLGVDAALADVRAGKVGTVPPHLRDAHYSGAKTMGHGDGYRYAHDWPHGVAPQQYLPDVLAGSRYYDPSDRGYERQVAERLERIRGILGSDG
- a CDS encoding AI-2E family transporter codes for the protein MPDPAPRPAPHPAEPQRDPARRDLDRRDSARPDSAPPPWLRTSAGWSWRLILLVAGIALVFWAVTRVLIVFVAVFLALVFTAVLNPLTDLYARVMPRALATAASILSAILVVGGLVTYVVVSVAGQWERLAGEFNTGIDQIVGLIENNSLPLNVQVDTRDQWIDDAARWIQENAQTLVGRAAESAGSIVEGIAVLALSIFCTVFFLASGGAMWRWFMQQVPARTRGRWSDAADVGWYTFSGYTRGTVLVAITNGILAGIFLSILGVPLSAPLAVLVFIGTFIPLIGAPLAMIIAAVVALAADGLLTALIVTLGIAGIGQLEGHVLQPLIMGKQVSLHPVVVALGVTCGTVVGGILGAIVAVPLIAVAWAVYSTLRKPVDAGADAGTGPGGTGDVGPDRDEPGAEGAAKA
- the rpsD gene encoding 30S ribosomal protein S4, which produces MTSVTRARRQVRLSRKLGLALTPKAVKHFEKRPYPPGEHGRARRRTESDYAVRLREKQRLRAQYMLREKQLLKVYENARKQAGLTGEVMVEDLETRLDSVVLRAGFGRTILQARQHVTHRHILVDGKIVDRPSFRVKPGQTIQVKPKSQTTVPFQVAAAGAHRDVLPTLPGYLDVQLEKLTATLTRAPKRAEVPVTCDVQMVVEFYAR
- a CDS encoding GNAT family N-acetyltransferase, giving the protein MEPFVLATEHVRLSVPTYSDVDAIATACQDPAVAEWTVVPVPYERRHAESFVRYHVAEGWAKGAVYTWAVRAPGDADGPLIGMVGLTCEGTPAEERAGELGFWMTADARGQGLCTEASRLVVDWALDPEGLGLSVVSWVAYVGNWASRRVAWRLGFQVEATLRRHGLQRGVRRDAWVGTILPEDPREPNEPWPDHAPNHAPARHESVSEHP
- a CDS encoding AI-2E family transporter: MAMTADAPTVAPTTAAEPPTTPGATATEPVAGQVAEQVPGQITEQAAAQAPPPTTFGAPWIRSAGEVAWKLVGIVAAVAVVFYVVGLVQVVFVALFLALVFTTVLLPLGDFYDRVMPRGLAMAASLLTAVLAVGALVTYVVSSVVSRWEDLAIEFATGLTDLAGLLTGIPMLAGLGGPDKWLEDGGAWLQSHAGDYAGTAAQSAGSIAEGATAVVLAIFCTVFFLTQGGRMWRWALDFVPADRHDRWEAAAAAGWNSFSGFTRGMFFVALSDGVLAGIFLSVVGVPLALPLSVVVFLGAFIPMIGPVAAIVISVLVALAAKGPVLALVVLIGMVVVAQLDANVLQPLITGKQVSLHPVVMALVVAAGSVLGGLLGAVVAVPLTAVAWAVYCTLRRTAADGTPVAPDTPAVQDAPAVQSTPAVEGTTAT